One window of Cydia pomonella isolate Wapato2018A chromosome 7, ilCydPomo1, whole genome shotgun sequence genomic DNA carries:
- the LOC133519887 gene encoding 27 kDa hemolymph protein-like translates to MLWKLFYVATLAVGVFGRTTFDGVSNMYNYDPYDEYSEILATEYCKASHAEQKISEVKSSIKTFASCFLSVFDTATISADFEVAQASGSYDAVIRKYCTKAPQLKECARGLVEGMSPCLPAESTATGLKSTNTLIDFVCDNDGARVSSFVKEGGPQCIKENQIDMAFCQEAMKSNATKLMEKYGGGVAGSLAIPEKERCTLTDQGLMCLVNVLKGCSNPIPGRLGQEFHDVYLESMSCSEVTQEHQTEVVVGKVDVAQMISGPVISEDVEQLKKKKLELEVRIAELEMWNRENELNVQHTVLTSDIKKN, encoded by the exons ATGTTGTGGAAACTCTTCTACGTCGCTACACTAGCTGTAG gTGTGTTCGGACGCACCACGTTTGATGGTGTTTCGAATATGTACAACTATGACCCATATGATGAGTATAGTGAAATACTCGCCACAGAATATTGTAAGGCCAGTCATGCTGAGCAAAAGATCTCAGAAGTTAAG TCTTCCATAAAAACGTTCGCAAGCTGTTTCCTCAGCGTGTTTGATACTGCTACTATTAGCGCCGATTTTGAGGTGGCACAGGCCAGTGGATCTTATGACGCAGTAATCAGGAA GTACTGTACTAAAGCACCACAGCTGAAGGAATGTGCTCGCGGGCTGGTCGAAGGCATGAGTCCATGCTTACCGGCCGAAAGTACTGCCACGGGGCTAAAGAGCACCAACACACTGATCGACTTCGTTTGCGACAACGATGGCGCGAGGGTTTCCT CATTTGTTAAAGAAGGAGGCCCTCAGTGCATTAAAGAGAACCAAATTGATATGGCATTTTGCCAAGAAGCCATGAAGTCCAACGCCACTAAACTTATGGAGAAATATGGAGGTGGAGTGGCCGGCTCACTGGCAATACCTGAAAAG GAGAGGTGTACTCTCACGGACCAGGGTTTGATGTGTCTGGTGAACGTGCTAAAGGGCTGCTCAAACCCCATCCCCGGAAGATTGGGTCAGGAGTTCCACGATGTCTACTTAGAGAGCATGTCCTGCTCTGAG GTAACACAAGAGCATCAAACAGAAGTTGTAGTAGGGAAAGTAGATGTTGCTCAGATGATATCGGGTCCAGTAATAAGCGAAGACGTGGAGCAACTGAAGAAAAAGAAGCTGGAATTAGAAGTACGGATTGCGGAACTAGAGATGTGGAACAGAGAAAACGAACTGAACGTACAGCATACTGTCCTCACTTCGGACATAAAGAAGAATTGA
- the LOC133519861 gene encoding protein FAM13A isoform X1: protein MVQLESLQGFGHESECSSERPVVITGPGWRAQCCERERGREQARNADEMAAPECEREARKRRERRDSGCAHERKERRPHSEERAPPPPPPPPLHDHNRLESERRAERLSRARRPQFGGKRRRAPARQHKQPKENELEDVRTATPPHLDYTLLQKPQLCEEPETLDAGALDASAAENAAAAERMRRDERSVAPHSRRDQPAPDRRLDKINKKISVLKKNIAKHETEYEAKHGYAITPGERITDVQLTRMYETLRRLQAEKRCIKADPVEYALKLQAAKQQKERDDKLDAALKSEKAMTEVVRDIEEWLEGCRQAAGRLTSAENSWTSAQLAAEKSCVQRALLRLEAARGRPPAHSAERGAARHLYERYRAVKRALASSRPDAVGGTNGELATIHEHEAMLFNTSVDSSSDSQEKPSDSSQETTETPLQSPPTRDGEEPPSSTSSAKSGTTSEEATPSNEGLHCLGLEDLARALGEAKLQKCVLRRSIKEYEISFELQNSRKVQRDDKKGREEEYLRYKAVKARIKLLNALINKQKALNF from the exons ATGGTACAATTGGAAAGTCTGCAG GGTTTCGGGCACGAAAGCGAGTGCTCGAGCGAGCGGCCCGTTGTTATAACTGGCCCCGGGTGGCGTGCGCAGTGCTGCGAGCGGGAGCGGGGGCGTGAGCAAGCGCGGAACGCAGACGAGATGGCAGCGCCCGAGTGCGAGCGGGAGGCGCGCAAGCGACGCGAGCGGCGCGACTCTGGCTGCGCGCACGAGCGGAAAGAGAGGCGGCCGCACAGCGAAGAGCGAGCTCCACCACCGCCGCCTCCGCCACCACTACACGACCATAACCGCCTTGAG TCGGAGCGACGCGCCGAGCGGTTATCGCGCGCTCGTCGGCCGCAGTTCGGCGGCAAGCGACGGCGCGCGCCCGCCCGCCAGCACAAGCAACCCAAAGAGAACGAGCTCGAAGACGTGCGGACCGCCACCCCGCCGCACTTGGACTACACCCTGTTGCAGAAACCACAAC TATGCGAGGAGCCAGAGACCCTAGACGCGGGCGCACTCGACGCGTCGGCGGCGGAAAACGCGGCGGCAGCCGAGCGTATGCGCCGAGACGAGCGCAGCGTGGCGCCGCACTCGCGCCGCGACCAGCCAGCGCCTGACCGTCGCCTCGACAAGATCAACAAGAAG ATCAGCGTGCTTAAAAAGAACATCGCGAAGCACGAGACCGAATACGAAGCAAAGCATGGCTACGCTATCACACCAGGCGAGCGCATCACCGACGTGCAGCTCACGCGCATGTACGAGACGCTGCGGCGGCTCCAGGCGGAGAAGCGGTGCATCAAAGCAGACCCTGTTGAGTACGCGCTCAAGCTACAGGCCGCTAAGCAGCAGAAGGAAAGAGATGATAAGCTGGATGCGGCGCTGAAGAGTGAGAAAGCTATGACTGAAGTTGTAAGGGATATTGAGGAG TGGTTGGAGGGTTGTCGCCAAGCAGCAGGACGGCTTACTAGCGCTGAGAATTCATGGACGAGCGCACAGCTAGCGGCCGAGAAGTCGTGCGTGCAGCGAGCACTGCTGCGACTcgaggcggcgcgcggccgTCCGCCGGCGCACTCCGCCGAGCGCGGCGCCGCGAGGCACCTGTACGAGCGATATAGAGCTGTCAAGCGGGCGCTGGCCTCCTCTAGACCTGATGCG GTCGGTGGAACGAATGGGGAGTTGGCGACGATACATGAGCATGAAGCGATGTTGTTCAACACCAGTGTGGACAGCTCCAGCGACAGCCAAGAGAAACCTTCCGACTCTTCACAG GAGACAACAGAAACGCCTCTCCAGTCGCCACCCACGCGCGACGGCGAAGAGCCACCCTCATCCACTTCGTCCGCCAAGTCTGGCACAACCAGCGAAGAAGCAACACCGTCCAACGAGGGCCTGCACTGCCTCGGCCTTGAAGACTTGGCCAGAGCTCTTGGCGAAGCGAAATTGCAGAAATGT GTATTGCGAAGGAGCATAAAAGAATACGAAATAAGCTTCGAACTCCAAAACAGCAGGAAGGTCCAGCGCGACGACAAAAAGGGCCGCGAGGAGGAGTATCTCCGCTACAAGGCAGTGAAGGCAAGAATCAAACTGCTCAATGCCCTCATCAACAAACAAAAGGCTTTAAACTTTTAG
- the LOC133519861 gene encoding protein FAM13A isoform X3, which produces MAAPECEREARKRRERRDSGCAHERKERRPHSEERAPPPPPPPPLHDHNRLESERRAERLSRARRPQFGGKRRRAPARQHKQPKENELEDVRTATPPHLDYTLLQKPQLCEEPETLDAGALDASAAENAAAAERMRRDERSVAPHSRRDQPAPDRRLDKINKKISVLKKNIAKHETEYEAKHGYAITPGERITDVQLTRMYETLRRLQAEKRCIKADPVEYALKLQAAKQQKERDDKLDAALKSEKAMTEVVRDIEEWLEGCRQAAGRLTSAENSWTSAQLAAEKSCVQRALLRLEAARGRPPAHSAERGAARHLYERYRAVKRALASSRPDAVGGTNGELATIHEHEAMLFNTSVDSSSDSQEKPSDSSQETTETPLQSPPTRDGEEPPSSTSSAKSGTTSEEATPSNEGLHCLGLEDLARALGEAKLQKCVLRRSIKEYEISFELQNSRKVQRDDKKGREEEYLRYKAVKARIKLLNALINKQKALNF; this is translated from the exons ATGGCAGCGCCCGAGTGCGAGCGGGAGGCGCGCAAGCGACGCGAGCGGCGCGACTCTGGCTGCGCGCACGAGCGGAAAGAGAGGCGGCCGCACAGCGAAGAGCGAGCTCCACCACCGCCGCCTCCGCCACCACTACACGACCATAACCGCCTTGAG TCGGAGCGACGCGCCGAGCGGTTATCGCGCGCTCGTCGGCCGCAGTTCGGCGGCAAGCGACGGCGCGCGCCCGCCCGCCAGCACAAGCAACCCAAAGAGAACGAGCTCGAAGACGTGCGGACCGCCACCCCGCCGCACTTGGACTACACCCTGTTGCAGAAACCACAAC TATGCGAGGAGCCAGAGACCCTAGACGCGGGCGCACTCGACGCGTCGGCGGCGGAAAACGCGGCGGCAGCCGAGCGTATGCGCCGAGACGAGCGCAGCGTGGCGCCGCACTCGCGCCGCGACCAGCCAGCGCCTGACCGTCGCCTCGACAAGATCAACAAGAAG ATCAGCGTGCTTAAAAAGAACATCGCGAAGCACGAGACCGAATACGAAGCAAAGCATGGCTACGCTATCACACCAGGCGAGCGCATCACCGACGTGCAGCTCACGCGCATGTACGAGACGCTGCGGCGGCTCCAGGCGGAGAAGCGGTGCATCAAAGCAGACCCTGTTGAGTACGCGCTCAAGCTACAGGCCGCTAAGCAGCAGAAGGAAAGAGATGATAAGCTGGATGCGGCGCTGAAGAGTGAGAAAGCTATGACTGAAGTTGTAAGGGATATTGAGGAG TGGTTGGAGGGTTGTCGCCAAGCAGCAGGACGGCTTACTAGCGCTGAGAATTCATGGACGAGCGCACAGCTAGCGGCCGAGAAGTCGTGCGTGCAGCGAGCACTGCTGCGACTcgaggcggcgcgcggccgTCCGCCGGCGCACTCCGCCGAGCGCGGCGCCGCGAGGCACCTGTACGAGCGATATAGAGCTGTCAAGCGGGCGCTGGCCTCCTCTAGACCTGATGCG GTCGGTGGAACGAATGGGGAGTTGGCGACGATACATGAGCATGAAGCGATGTTGTTCAACACCAGTGTGGACAGCTCCAGCGACAGCCAAGAGAAACCTTCCGACTCTTCACAG GAGACAACAGAAACGCCTCTCCAGTCGCCACCCACGCGCGACGGCGAAGAGCCACCCTCATCCACTTCGTCCGCCAAGTCTGGCACAACCAGCGAAGAAGCAACACCGTCCAACGAGGGCCTGCACTGCCTCGGCCTTGAAGACTTGGCCAGAGCTCTTGGCGAAGCGAAATTGCAGAAATGT GTATTGCGAAGGAGCATAAAAGAATACGAAATAAGCTTCGAACTCCAAAACAGCAGGAAGGTCCAGCGCGACGACAAAAAGGGCCGCGAGGAGGAGTATCTCCGCTACAAGGCAGTGAAGGCAAGAATCAAACTGCTCAATGCCCTCATCAACAAACAAAAGGCTTTAAACTTTTAG
- the LOC133519861 gene encoding protein FAM13A isoform X2: MVQLESLQCCERERGREQARNADEMAAPECEREARKRRERRDSGCAHERKERRPHSEERAPPPPPPPPLHDHNRLESERRAERLSRARRPQFGGKRRRAPARQHKQPKENELEDVRTATPPHLDYTLLQKPQLCEEPETLDAGALDASAAENAAAAERMRRDERSVAPHSRRDQPAPDRRLDKINKKISVLKKNIAKHETEYEAKHGYAITPGERITDVQLTRMYETLRRLQAEKRCIKADPVEYALKLQAAKQQKERDDKLDAALKSEKAMTEVVRDIEEWLEGCRQAAGRLTSAENSWTSAQLAAEKSCVQRALLRLEAARGRPPAHSAERGAARHLYERYRAVKRALASSRPDAVGGTNGELATIHEHEAMLFNTSVDSSSDSQEKPSDSSQETTETPLQSPPTRDGEEPPSSTSSAKSGTTSEEATPSNEGLHCLGLEDLARALGEAKLQKCVLRRSIKEYEISFELQNSRKVQRDDKKGREEEYLRYKAVKARIKLLNALINKQKALNF; this comes from the exons ATGGTACAATTGGAAAGTCTGCAG TGCTGCGAGCGGGAGCGGGGGCGTGAGCAAGCGCGGAACGCAGACGAGATGGCAGCGCCCGAGTGCGAGCGGGAGGCGCGCAAGCGACGCGAGCGGCGCGACTCTGGCTGCGCGCACGAGCGGAAAGAGAGGCGGCCGCACAGCGAAGAGCGAGCTCCACCACCGCCGCCTCCGCCACCACTACACGACCATAACCGCCTTGAG TCGGAGCGACGCGCCGAGCGGTTATCGCGCGCTCGTCGGCCGCAGTTCGGCGGCAAGCGACGGCGCGCGCCCGCCCGCCAGCACAAGCAACCCAAAGAGAACGAGCTCGAAGACGTGCGGACCGCCACCCCGCCGCACTTGGACTACACCCTGTTGCAGAAACCACAAC TATGCGAGGAGCCAGAGACCCTAGACGCGGGCGCACTCGACGCGTCGGCGGCGGAAAACGCGGCGGCAGCCGAGCGTATGCGCCGAGACGAGCGCAGCGTGGCGCCGCACTCGCGCCGCGACCAGCCAGCGCCTGACCGTCGCCTCGACAAGATCAACAAGAAG ATCAGCGTGCTTAAAAAGAACATCGCGAAGCACGAGACCGAATACGAAGCAAAGCATGGCTACGCTATCACACCAGGCGAGCGCATCACCGACGTGCAGCTCACGCGCATGTACGAGACGCTGCGGCGGCTCCAGGCGGAGAAGCGGTGCATCAAAGCAGACCCTGTTGAGTACGCGCTCAAGCTACAGGCCGCTAAGCAGCAGAAGGAAAGAGATGATAAGCTGGATGCGGCGCTGAAGAGTGAGAAAGCTATGACTGAAGTTGTAAGGGATATTGAGGAG TGGTTGGAGGGTTGTCGCCAAGCAGCAGGACGGCTTACTAGCGCTGAGAATTCATGGACGAGCGCACAGCTAGCGGCCGAGAAGTCGTGCGTGCAGCGAGCACTGCTGCGACTcgaggcggcgcgcggccgTCCGCCGGCGCACTCCGCCGAGCGCGGCGCCGCGAGGCACCTGTACGAGCGATATAGAGCTGTCAAGCGGGCGCTGGCCTCCTCTAGACCTGATGCG GTCGGTGGAACGAATGGGGAGTTGGCGACGATACATGAGCATGAAGCGATGTTGTTCAACACCAGTGTGGACAGCTCCAGCGACAGCCAAGAGAAACCTTCCGACTCTTCACAG GAGACAACAGAAACGCCTCTCCAGTCGCCACCCACGCGCGACGGCGAAGAGCCACCCTCATCCACTTCGTCCGCCAAGTCTGGCACAACCAGCGAAGAAGCAACACCGTCCAACGAGGGCCTGCACTGCCTCGGCCTTGAAGACTTGGCCAGAGCTCTTGGCGAAGCGAAATTGCAGAAATGT GTATTGCGAAGGAGCATAAAAGAATACGAAATAAGCTTCGAACTCCAAAACAGCAGGAAGGTCCAGCGCGACGACAAAAAGGGCCGCGAGGAGGAGTATCTCCGCTACAAGGCAGTGAAGGCAAGAATCAAACTGCTCAATGCCCTCATCAACAAACAAAAGGCTTTAAACTTTTAG